The Solanum pennellii chromosome 4, SPENNV200 genomic interval atataaatatatctaagACAGTCTAGCGAAATATGATCTATTGTGttctattttttgttaaaatttaaatcttgtTGAAGTTAATCTCTAACTTTTTTTATTGGATCCAAAAGTTTCGATGTTGTCTTTATGAACTACACCATAAAATTGTATAGAgctttaaatgttttaagtgCTTCTTTACCTGTAACTGGTTTCAAAGGTAGTGTATCATCTTCTACTTTAtcatcacattttttttaatggtaTCCACAATTTCATCAAAGCTCTAGACCTCTGGACATGTATCATTTTCGCTCATCCAATAGGTTATTAACGTTCATTTTATTGTGATAATCCAGATCATTATTCATGATCTCAAGTTTAAGAATGACATTTTCACAAGTGGATTCATTTAAATTCTCTAAGATTTCTTTCCCAAACAAATTTTGCATTGTCGAACATTCTCTAAGATTTCTTCACAAAAGGGGCTCCGTTGGTTTTTGAAAGAGATATGTCGGAGATGTATAGTTCTCTTACTATTGTAACATATGTTGAAGACACCTCAGGACCCCTCCTTAAATTGGTATTAACAGAAggtattttgtttaatttatcaTAACATTTTAACTCATTTACGATCAACAAGTGACATTTCATATTGATTGTGTCTTCTTTACCCTCTAACACACCTCATCTTCACCCTACCACTAGTAGCCTCCATTCTCATctcctaaaaaaaaaactctaagaaaatatatgttgtCATACCTAACACATCTTGGGTATCGAAGGTGAGCCAAAtcctttgaaaaaatatataattaagtgaCCACTTAAAACACAACACGTGTCAATCAAATTTATTTGGTCCTCTTGGCTATTGAAGAGACATATTAAAATTTCAAGGTTAGGTAAATGGAGAATTTTGGTATTTGAGGTGAGCCAAATCtcaaaagtaataaattaaGTGTATCCACTTATTTATATCTAAGCTAAAATTTAATCAAGCAAAAACAACTTgatatttttagtaatatatgatgCAGATATGTGGTGGATACTGTTTTCTGTATAAAGACTACATTTTCTTACCATTTTGTTTTCACAACTTACAATTGTTAATTCAAGAAGTGAAATATGGAGGTGAGACGAAAGTTGATTGCTTCAGTGGATGTGAAGTGTAAAGGACACTCAATTTTTTAGTATCTTACACATCATATACAGATTATAAGTCGTGTTATCAAccaatttgaaattcattatcGAAAATGTGTTTGAGATGTATATTTCTTAGATAATCAATTACGAAAAGAAAACTGAAGACACCTCAAAACTCCTCATGGGATGAAGTCTTATCATTGATACAAACAATGATTTAGAGGATCACCATTTCAAGAATTAAAAGATCTATGTTATTATACACGATAGGTCTTTTAATTCTTGAAAAGGTGACCCCCTAATGCATGTTTCAAATTACAACCAAACGGTGAATACAAGTGATAATAATTCATATACCATGATTATTTTCCTTATAGACCGCATACCGAATGACCCCCACGTATGACGTCGCGATTTTTCTCTCTCGGTATATGACTGATAACTTGCCCAAAAGTCAAAAACAGAGTTTAAACTATTAAAGTAATGCagcttcattttattttcgGAAGAGATCGAAACACATACACAGAGGAGATGGTGATCATCAAGCAACAAAAACCAGAATTGAAAATGGGAAATGCATGCAAATACCAATAGATTTGGACTGTCCACATTGAAAAGGTTTATCTCTGGGTGAAACGTTCGAGTCTCTCAACAAAGggaagattttttttcttttttgggggTTGGGGGTAGAGGGGGGAGGAATTGACAAACTATGTATAAGGATAATCCTAATGAGGTTCAAGCCAATGCTGGGAGAAGAGAAACAAACAGGATAACTAGTTACGTTTTTCCAGTTCACCCCTCTCCAGCACTCGAATAGCTTAGAACCCACACCATATATGGAAGTGATGTTTGTGGTGGGTCAAAGAGAGGGATGCAAGGGAAGCTACACAAAAGAGCCATCCCAACCCCGATTTCACTCTTCAAACTCGTGAATGTGATCTAAGAGGTAGTTAGCAGCGAGCTCCTCATTTTTGTTGCAGGCAAAGAAAACCTCCAGTACAAGGTCATGATCAAAGCCCATCTGCTCAAGCTGCAAAAAGAGGGGAAATCAAAACAAATCAGTCCTAGAATAAAGGAAAGATAGCATATAGATACGAAAATACACCACCACCATGTCGGCGATCACTTACACGTTCTATGGCTTCACGCTCTTCGGGTGTTACAGATATAGCCTGTGGCATGGCTGCTGCAAGCTGGCCCAATACGTTGTTGCTGATATCAAAATAGGGAAACACGAATTAGTACTAAACATAACCTTTGTATCAAAATCATTGAATGTAGAAGGGTGAACATACCCTTCTCCTCCTTCAACAGGCTCATTGATAAGGCGAAGAAAATCAGCCTGGTGCTCCTGTATAAGCCTCATTAGGTGGGGATTCTGCTTGCCTAGCTCCTGAAGCATGGGCTGTCAACAATGGAAACAATGAAAAGAGAACCTACACACAGAATTTTTACAAATGGTCCAAACTAGAGAGGAACTGAGAAGTGAAACCTGCAAAATTTGTGGATTGGCCTGAACCATTGCCCGTAAAGCTTGGAACTGAGAATGacaataattaagatgaacttaaataaaatgaactttCCAGAATGAAATAGAGGAAGGATTATGCAGGCAGTGAAGGTCAGGAAATGTCACACGCATACCTGCTGACTGTTCCTTAGAAAGTCTAAGGTGTTCGCACCAGCAGTATTAGATCCCACACTAGGAAGACCCTGCGTGAACAGAATGTCAAAAGCTTGCCCCAAAATAATTTGCCCCACCCCTCCCCCTCAAAAGAAGAGCGTAAAAACACGAATTAAACGCTCTACCTGAGGAAAGAGATTCAAGGGATCTGCATTGGGTCCGCCTGCAGGAACAGGTGCTGGTTGTGCTGCAGGTTGAGGCTGAGCCGGTTGATTACCTGTCTGCACGCTGGGTGGACTTCCTCCAACAGGAGGGACCTCTGCTGCCTCAGGAATACCCTATTAAGTAGAATTTAAAAGCTTGATCAGCAACAGATATAACCAGTAAGACGTGGTATTTGAGCAAAGCTTAAAGCCTTCCACCCATTCACTAATGGTTTGATGCAAACAAAATTAGCCACAAAATAGGAACTACAGCAAATTCTATATGACTACAAGACACACACCTACTTCTCTACCATCATTTTCAGACAGTATGCACCAGCAAATTGGTTGTCAGATTACAAGCCTGTTTGGGTTGTCTTAAAAAAAGTTCTAACTTTTTAAAGAAGTAATATTTTTGGTTAAAacttaaataacttttttaaaaaataacatttcaaacttattttaagttatctTTAGATTTGCCAAACATTCCCAAAAGCTGAAACCGACTTAGAAGCaggtttgaccaacttttaatCCTAATCTAAACGGTCTCTAACTCCACATGAGTGACTCAGGCAAGAATGCAGTTGAAAGACAGATAAGCAGACAGCCAGTGGTCCATTTTCCCACATTTAATGCCCAAGTTCAAAAATACCATCAGACCCAAAATGGTAAAAGCCATCATGGCACAAGCACCCCAAAGAATCACCGGTACGATAACAATAACTTACAGAAATCAGATAATGGGAGAGAGAGAAGATTTAGCGTCAGCAACATGCTGATTCAGAGAGGGCAGGCTGGGGGACCGAGAAGAGAGAGGATGAAAGAGCCTGAGCTCGGAAGGGAAGAGCGGCTTTTACATTCTTTTGGTTGGGGAAGAAAAGGGGATTTAGTCAGAAGGCATGGAGAGGAGAAGGATGCATGCTTAAAAGAAAGGGAGCCAACATTGAGGAGTTACATTCTTCTGTTAACTATATTGTTAgtcttaatattaaatatttttttttttgataaagtagtcttaatattaaatatattgagtGAATCCtacatttatttgatttatgcaacataataattttgtaaagGATGAGTAGCATAAAAATGGAAATATTCAcagaaataagtaaaaaatgtaGCCATTATTATTTGTGGAACTTGAAATATTCTGTCAAAGAATTATAACCAAcagtaaaaagaaaaacaaaaattgacAGACACTAGTATGCGACCAAGGACTAACAAACTTACAGAGTACAAGTATTCAACAGCCCTCTCGGGATTGTTAAAAGCTGCCCGTAGGGCTCGAACAACTGTCTCCCTATCCCACGTTCCACCACCCATGTCAAGGATCTGCTGAATTGCTCCATCAAGGTTGTTACCAGCAACCAAGCTTGAAGCAGCTTGGCCATAGACATCAGATCCCGACCTGGCATATAAATAGATCATTTACGTAAAAGTTCTCTTACAATTTAGCAGAAAAGGCAAGGAGAATGTGTTCCTTGAAGAATATACTTACACAACAGCCGATGCAGGAGCAAGAGCAGGAGCTGGGGCTGGGGCAAGGGCAGGGGCAGCGGCAGGGGCTGGTGCTGGGGAGGGAGCTGCTGCAGGCCTGAAAAACAGCACACAATCACAAGTGAGGAGTATGAAATGCTTTCACTATTCCCATCAAGGTTAATGgagagaaaataatataaaagggATAAGGggagaataaattaaaatgcaaGGCACTACGCCACAATTTAAACAAAACACTGTTTCCAAACGTTAAACCTGAACTCAGAAatccttcaaatttttatttatttatttattactcccCTCAGATCCATTGTATATGACACTCCCCCTCGATTTAGCTTGTTCCTAGAAGAACAcctatctatatttttttaacgcATATAAATACCTGTCTATATTTAGAATCTCTCACTTTATACTTCCTATTACAATAATGATATGCTCATACATCCACAAAAATGTCATAGACGTCTAAAACAAGGGCCAGCggtaattttaatgtgtttcaCAAGTCTGTCTTAAACTTGATGCCCAGTCAAACATCATCGACGGAGTAATTTTcacaaatattatttcaaaaatttatgagGGGAAATATAAACTTCTCATCATGTTTAATCACGTACATTGTTCTGGGTCTGCATTcttcaaacatatatatagtcACCATCACCTAAATGTCTaaagctcaacaacaacatacccagtgtgaTTCCACAAGACCTGGATGTCTAAAGCTCATCAGAAATTTAATCTCAATGGACCAAAATACTACATCATGGCGTTACTGCTAATCGGAATAATAGGGCAAACCCCAAATTGCACAGCCAAATAGATGTGATGCAAAAGTGAAAAATATGTTTTGAGAAAATATGATACTGAAAAAGGAAAACTCACGATGCAACTGGGACTTGAGCAGCTGTAGATGCAGGAGTTGAACTAGGTGCTGCCGTACTTGACTGTGGTGTCTACAAGtccaaatcaaataaattaactGAAGTAAACTTGTTAGAGTAGGAACAGCATTATAGTAAACACATGGGCACATGCTGCAGAAGGCAGCGGCCATCACACTACCTTGCAGATTATACTATTCTTGAAAACATTTTCGACAATGATGTCAACATTCACCGTAACCCAAAAAACCTGAACAGTTGAATTGCTCAGCCATGGCAAATAAAGGAGAAACTACTTCTCACTCGCATAATGCTAATTAGTAATTACTAAGGTGATACTTGGTCAAGGGTTTAAAGGGATTTAATCCCTACATAAAATCGAGCATTATTTTATACAATGGTTACTAGTTTTTGTTTTCCTCATAAAATGTACCTACATAAGTTACGTCCAAATCTATGTAATCTCTACACTTCAATTTAAGCATCTTACTTTCCTTCTTAACTAGTTCAACAAAGAAAACTTCTTTCTCTATTTGGAACATCTCTAATTCCAACATTCTACATGCTTGTTCAAAACTACAAGATTCAAAGGGCATTGTGGTACATAACGCAAATCTTGTTGTCTTAATAAGGCTCGAACATCtcccttatttttctttaaaatgatgtgCCTTATCAATcttattaattttgataaagtAGAGGCTTCGTGCTAGACGATCTGAGACATTTCAATTGGAACGGAGggatt includes:
- the LOC107017999 gene encoding ubiquitin receptor RAD23c-like, translating into MKIFVKTLKGSHFEIEVKPEDTVADVKKNIETVQGSDVYPAAQQMLIHQGKVLKDGTTLEENKVAESNFIVIMLTKSKSSAGEGSATSTAATAKTPQSSTAAPSSTPASTAAQVPVASPAAAPSPAPAPAAAPALAPAPAPALAPASAVVSGSDVYGQAASSLVAGNNLDGAIQQILDMGGGTWDRETVVRALRAAFNNPERAVEYLYSGIPEAAEVPPVGGSPPSVQTGNQPAQPQPAAQPAPVPAGGPNADPLNLFPQGLPSVGSNTAGANTLDFLRNSQQFQALRAMVQANPQILQPMLQELGKQNPHLMRLIQEHQADFLRLINEPVEGGEGNNVLGQLAAAMPQAISVTPEEREAIERLEQMGFDHDLVLEVFFACNKNEELAANYLLDHIHEFEE